The Microterricola viridarii nucleotide sequence CCCGGCCGCCCGTTGCCGCCGGCACGTCGTCGAGCACCCCGAAGAGCACCAGCACGGCGGCGTGCCGAGCGTGGCCGGCATCCGGCAGGCTGCGAATCCGGGTGGAGCTCCAGTCCAGGCTGCGCGCGGCCAGCGCCTCGAGATCCGCGAGGGGGCCGTCGGGGGAAGGGTGCATGCCCCCAGCCTAGGCAGGAACCGTCGCGGCGTGCGCGAGAGTGGCGGCAGGCGCGCCGACGCCGGGCGCCCTCCGGACGCGGGCGTACTCGCGAGGTTGCTGGGTGTTGCTGCCCTGCCCTTGACCGGCGCCGCCGCCGCGGGTTTAGGTAGCGGTGTGCGAGGGTGCATGCGGGATCACCCTGGCGCGGTTCGCGAACAGGACGGGGAGTCCAGCCATGAAGCACATCACGTTGGGAAGCGCCGGGCTCGAGGTCGGCCGGATCGGCCTGGGCTGCATGGGGATGTCGGCGTTCTACTCCGGTGCCGGCTCCGACGAGGCGGAGTCGATCCGCACCATCCACCGCGCAATCGACCTCGGCGTGACGCTGTTCGACACGGCGGAGATGTACGGGCCGCACCTCAACGAGGAGCTCCTCGGCCGGGCGCTGGCCGTCCGCCGCGACGAGGTCGTGCTCGCCACCAAGTTCGGGCTGGTGCGCAGGCCGGACGGCAGCCGCGGTTACGACGGCAGCCCCGCGAATGTGCGCGCCTCCGTCGAGGGGTCGCTCCGGCGCCTCGGCACCGATCGGATCGACCTCTACTACCAGCACCGCATCGACCCGGCCGTGCCCATCGAGGAGACCGTCGGGGCGCTGTCGGAGCTCATCACCGCCGGCAAGATCCACCACTACGGCCTCTCGGAGGCGTCGCCGGAGACGATCAGGCGGGCGCACGCCGTGCACCCGGTGACGGCGGTGCAGATGGAGTACTCGCTGTGGACGCGCGACCCCGAGCACGCCGTCCTGCCGGTGCTGCGCGAGCTGACCATCGGGCTCGTGCCCTACTCGCCGCTCGGGCGCGGCTTCCTGACGGGTGCGATCCGCTCGATCGACCAGTTCGACGAGGACGACTTCCGGAGGCACAGCCCGCGCTTCATCGGCGACAACCTGGCGGCCAACCTGCGCATCCTCGAAGAGGTGGATGCCGTCGCCGACGAGATCGGTGCGACGCCGGCGCAGGTGGCCCTGGCCTGGCTGTTGGCCCAGGGCGATGACATCGCGCCCATTCCCGGCACGAAGCGCGTCTCACGGCTGGAGGAGAACGTCGCGGCCGATGCCCTCGTGCTGAGCCCGGAGCAGCTCGGGGCGCTGACCGCGATCGAGGCGCCGAAGGGCAACCGCTACGCCGACATGTCGCCGCTGAACGGTTGAGAGGCTGAACGGCTGAACGGCTGAACACGCAGAGGGGCCCGACCACACCGTGATCGGGCCCCTCTGCGTGGCGGTTAGTTGCCGACGCCCCGAATCTCGGGGTCGTGGAACGTGGCGCCGAACACGCGCCGGCTGGCGCCGACGCGGTCCAGGTATGGCGTCGCCCCGCCGGCCTGGAACGGCCAACCGGCACCGAGGATCAGGCAGAGGTCGATGTCCTCGGCCGCGGCCACCACCTTCTCGTCCAGCATCAGCTTGATCTCGCCGGCGAGCTCGTCCTCGACGCGGCGCAGGATCGTCGCCTCGTCGACGGGCGTCGAGCCCACGCTCATCAGCTTCTTCGCCTCCTTGGTGAAGTCGGTGACCTTGCCGGCCTTGTTCTTCTCCACCACCTGGGACAGCTGGGAGAGTTTGTGCATGTTCTCCGAGGCGTAGAAGCGCTCCGGGAACTTGTCCACCATGGTGTCCTGCACGTGGGCGGCGACCGCCCAGCCGACCAGGTCGATCAGCTCGAATGGGCCCATCGGCAGGCCGATCGGGGCCAGCGCCCGCTCGACGACCGGCACCGGGGTGCCCTCGTCGACGGCGCGCGCCGCCTCGCCCATCACCTTGGCCAACAGGCGGTTCACGACGAAGCCGGGGGCGTCGGCCGTGAGCACGGCGCTCTTGCGCAGCTTGGCCGCGGTCGCGAACGCCGTCGCCAGCGTGGCGTCGTTCGTGGCCGGGGCCTTCACGATCTCCAGCAGCGGCATCACGGCCACCGGGTTGAAGAAGTGGAAGCCGACGACGCGCTCCGGGTGCTCGAGCTTCTCGCCGATCCGCTCGACCGAGAGGGAGGAGGTGTTCGTGGCGAGGATCGTGGTGGGCGAGACGTGCTTCTCGACCTCGGCGAACACCTGCTGCTTGACGGCGAGGTCCTCGAAGACGGCCTCGATGACCCAGTCGCAGTCGCTGAAGTCGGCCTTGTCGGTGGTGCCGGAGACAAGGGCGCGCAGCCGGTTGGCCTCGTCCGGGGAGATGCGGCCCTTGGCCTCCAGCGCGCCGATCTCCTCGGCGATGTAGGCGAGGCCCTTGTCGACGCGGCCCTGGTCGAGGTCGGTGATGACCACGGGCACCTGCAGGCGGCGCACGAAGAGCAGCGCGAACTGGCTGGCCATGAGGCCGGCGCCGATGACACCGACCTTCGTCACCTTCTGGGCGA carries:
- a CDS encoding 3-hydroxyacyl-CoA dehydrogenase NAD-binding domain-containing protein, translated to MTDYSKIDFSLIASLDPDEVVSHSYVRDVPLPSGKVLALVTLDNGRDHTRPNTMGPKTMLELGRTYDALTERAARGEIHAVATTGKPFILAAGADLSKINEIPSRAVGLQMAQLGHYVLGKQATFGVPSFVFINGLALGGGTELPLNADYRTIDSSVPAIALPEVFLGLIPGWGGTYLLPNLIGIENALKVVIENPLKQNRMLKGPQAFELGMADAMFAPANFLEDSLRWADGVLSGTVTVERKNAPGKIERLVKWDAAIGIARKMLESKIGTVPQSPYAALDLLKAAKNGTKEECFALEDEALADRIISDQLQASIYAFNLVQKRAKRPAGAPDRALAQKVTKVGVIGAGLMASQFALLFVRRLQVPVVITDLDQGRVDKGLAYIAEEIGALEAKGRISPDEANRLRALVSGTTDKADFSDCDWVIEAVFEDLAVKQQVFAEVEKHVSPTTILATNTSSLSVERIGEKLEHPERVVGFHFFNPVAVMPLLEIVKAPATNDATLATAFATAAKLRKSAVLTADAPGFVVNRLLAKVMGEAARAVDEGTPVPVVERALAPIGLPMGPFELIDLVGWAVAAHVQDTMVDKFPERFYASENMHKLSQLSQVVEKNKAGKVTDFTKEAKKLMSVGSTPVDEATILRRVEDELAGEIKLMLDEKVVAAAEDIDLCLILGAGWPFQAGGATPYLDRVGASRRVFGATFHDPEIRGVGN
- a CDS encoding aldo/keto reductase, with translation MKHITLGSAGLEVGRIGLGCMGMSAFYSGAGSDEAESIRTIHRAIDLGVTLFDTAEMYGPHLNEELLGRALAVRRDEVVLATKFGLVRRPDGSRGYDGSPANVRASVEGSLRRLGTDRIDLYYQHRIDPAVPIEETVGALSELITAGKIHHYGLSEASPETIRRAHAVHPVTAVQMEYSLWTRDPEHAVLPVLRELTIGLVPYSPLGRGFLTGAIRSIDQFDEDDFRRHSPRFIGDNLAANLRILEEVDAVADEIGATPAQVALAWLLAQGDDIAPIPGTKRVSRLEENVAADALVLSPEQLGALTAIEAPKGNRYADMSPLNG